In Solidesulfovibrio carbinoliphilus subsp. oakridgensis, the sequence CTCCGGCTCGACCACGTCCGGGATGCCGCCCACGGCCGTGGCCGCCACGGGAATGCCCATGCTCATGGCCTCCAGGATGACGTTCGGCAGCCCCTCGCGCACCGACGAGAGGACCACCGCCGAGGCCTGCTGGAAAAAGGGCCTGGGGTCGGCAGCCGGGGGAAACGTCCGGATGTTGCCCCGGACCGGGCTTCTGGCGGCCAGGGTGCGGACCCGGGTCCGCAACGGTCCGTCGCCCATGAGCCACAACTCGGCCCTCGGCCGGCGGGCGACCGTGTACTCGAAGCCCCGGATGAGCGTCTCGTGGTCCTTGTCCTCGCAAAACCGGGCCGGGCACAGGACCACCTCGCGCACCGGGCGCAGCTCGTCCGGCGGCGGCAGGAAATGGTCCGTGTCCACGCCGTTGGCGATGCAGGTGATCTTGTCCTGCGGCCGGCCCATTTTGACAAGGGCCTTGGCCAGGGGTTCGGCGTTGACGATGTGGTGGGCGGCCAGGCCCTTCAGAAACCGTTCGTGCTGGCGCTTGATGGCCCCGCCGCCCCGGCAGGTGCCGATGACGGCCGTGATCCCGCGCAGGCGGCCGAAGACCCGGCCCCAGATGTTCGGCACGGCGGTCAGCGGCATCAGGATGTCCGGCCGCTCGGCAGCCAGGCGCTTCCACAGGGCGGCAAGCCCCAGCACCCCGACTTTCGGATAGGGCGAAAGCCAGACGAGCGGAATGCCGGCCAGTTCGGCCTTGGGCGCGAAATCCCGGACATCGGTCAGCATCCAGAATTCCGGGGCGAACCGGCTGCGGTCGAGGCGCGCCGCCAGCTCCAGGGCCTGGCGCTGGGTGCCGCCGAAAGCCAGGTCCTGAAGCAACATGACTACCCGGGCGGGCCGGGCAGGCCGCGCGGGCGAAGTCGGCCCGGGCATCAATACCCCATCAGTCCGCAACAGCGGGTACACGAGGGCATGAGCCCCTCGGTGTGGAGGCTCGCCCGGAAGCGGCGGTAGGACTCGGAGTTCCACAGCTCGGTGATGGTGTGGTCGCGGACGTTGCCGACGATGTAATCGTGGTAGTCGCGGCACGGCGACATGTCGCCGTTGGAATCGAGCTCCACCGCCTGGTAGATGGAGATGCACTGGTTGAAGCCGAAGGTCGACTCGTGGTTGGTGTAGTATTCCTTGAGGTTCGGCACGCCGGTGATGTTCGGGATGATGTTGACGGCCGGGTTGCCGAAACCCTTGGACCGGCGCTGCACCTCGAGGAGCTGGGTGTTTAACGTCTCGTGGTCCTTGATGGTCCAATCCCCGACCCAGCCCCAATGGAGCTTGGGCTTGAAACCGAAGCGCCGGGAGAAGTCCTCGTCGTGGGCCGTGGCGCTTTTCTCGTCGATCCACCAGGACAGGTAGTAGACGAAAAGATCCACCCGGTCCTTGTAAGCCTCGTAGATGTCGACCAGATGGTGGACGTTGGCGCTCGAAATGGTGACCAGGGCCGCGACCAAGGGCAGGTTGGTCTTGTGGGCCTTCTTGGCTTCCTTGATGGCAGCGAGCGACTCCTGGACGACCTTGTAGTTGTCCCCGCCGCCGGCCGAGGGACGGGCCGCGTTGTGGGTCTCGGCCGAATGGCCGTCGATGGAGACCTGGAGCAGGAACATGGGGGCCGCGGCCAGCCGGTCGGCGGCCGCGAGCAGGCCCGTGGCGTTGGTGGCGATGGAGGTCGGCATCTTGAGTTCCGTCGCCCGCTCGATGATGTCGAGCCAGCCCTTGTACATGGTCGGCTCGCCGCCCCAGAGGTAGACCGAGGGCCGGTGGCCGTTTCGGGCCAGGTCCTCGAGGAGGGCCAGGTAGCGCTCCGGAGAAATTTCCTGCTTTTTGAGGTCCTTCAAATTCTGGCCGTGCAGAAAGCCCTGGTCGCCCCACTGGCCGCAGGTGTGGCAGCGCAGGTTGCACATGTCGGTGATGCGGATCGACAGCTGGCGGATGCTGCGGGCCTGCCCGGTCTCGGCCCGGGGATTGAGGGCGGAAAAAAGGAACTTTTCCTTTTCCAGGGCGATCAGACGGCCGGCGATCCAGGGGTGCCCGGCCACCTTGACGGATTGTTTGAGAATGGTGCCAAGCGCGACGCTGCTGCGTTTGCTCATGAAGCCTCCAGTGCCGTGACGGCGAATGTCGCCTTACGCCGAAAAGGCGCTTGGTTCAAGCATTGAGGCCCTGGTAGTAGGCACGGCGGCCGGGCTTGTAAAGGGGCGGGGTGGCCTGGCCGGCCGGGCCGGGCGGGCCGGCGGCCCCTTTTCCCGGCGGCCGGGCAAAGCTCCCCTTGCCGGGCGCAAGGGTCAGGCATACATTGCAATTGCGGCGAAACCCCAGCGAGGCATTCCTATGGCGCCCCAAGTGAAAACCATTCTCCTGGCCGTGGACTTCTCCGAAGCGGCGCAGTACCTGGCCGAGTACGCGTCGATTTTCGCCAAGGGCCTCGGGGCCCGGCTCCTGGTCCTCTACGTTTCCCCCAGCATGAACCGCTACGCCAGCCTCTACGTGCCGGCCGCCAACATCCAGTCCCTGGTCGAGCAGATCCTCGAGGGGGCCAACCGGGTCATGGGCGAATTCATGCTCGGCCGGTTCGTCGGCGTGGCGGCCGAGGGCCGGGTGGAATACGGCTATGCCCCGGAAAAGATCCTGGAGGCGGCCGGCAGCTGCGGGGCCGACATGATCATCATGGGCACCCATGGCCGGCGGGGGGTGGAGCGGATCCCCTTCGGCTCGGTGGCGGAAAAGGTGGTCAAGACGTCGAAAATCCCGGTCCTGACCATCCGCCCGGCCTGAGGAGGCGCGGCCGGGGCGCCGGAAGCATTGCCGGAAACGGCCGGGTCGGGTAGGGTCGCCCGAGTTCCACCCACAACCCGGGGCAACCATGGCCAATGCCGCCACGCGACAATACCTGACCTTGAGCCTTGGCGGCGAACGGTTCGCCCTGGAATCGCTGGTCGTGTCCGAAGTGCTCGACGTGCCGGCCGTGACCTGGGTGCCGCTGGCCCCGGGACACCTTCGCGGCGTGGTCAACCTGCGGGGCAACGCGGCCACCGTGGTCGACGTCTGCCGCAAGCTCGGCCTGCCCGAAACGGCCTCCCGCGTCCCGTCGTGCCTGGTCATCGTGGAGCGGAACTACGAGGGCGAGACCTTTCCCGTGGCCGCGCTGGCCGACGCCGTGCACGAGGTGGT encodes:
- a CDS encoding glycosyltransferase; translation: MLLQDLAFGGTQRQALELAARLDRSRFAPEFWMLTDVRDFAPKAELAGIPLVWLSPYPKVGVLGLAALWKRLAAERPDILMPLTAVPNIWGRVFGRLRGITAVIGTCRGGGAIKRQHERFLKGLAAHHIVNAEPLAKALVKMGRPQDKITCIANGVDTDHFLPPPDELRPVREVVLCPARFCEDKDHETLIRGFEYTVARRPRAELWLMGDGPLRTRVRTLAARSPVRGNIRTFPPAADPRPFFQQASAVVLSSVREGLPNVILEAMSMGIPVAATAVGGIPDVVEPERTGLLCPPRNPQALGENLARVLGDEALRRSFGETARQRAVERFSMETMVRRHEAVFERVLERGCEESGRCPEPRRGE
- a CDS encoding radical SAM protein — translated: MSKRSSVALGTILKQSVKVAGHPWIAGRLIALEKEKFLFSALNPRAETGQARSIRQLSIRITDMCNLRCHTCGQWGDQGFLHGQNLKDLKKQEISPERYLALLEDLARNGHRPSVYLWGGEPTMYKGWLDIIERATELKMPTSIATNATGLLAAADRLAAAPMFLLQVSIDGHSAETHNAARPSAGGGDNYKVVQESLAAIKEAKKAHKTNLPLVAALVTISSANVHHLVDIYEAYKDRVDLFVYYLSWWIDEKSATAHDEDFSRRFGFKPKLHWGWVGDWTIKDHETLNTQLLEVQRRSKGFGNPAVNIIPNITGVPNLKEYYTNHESTFGFNQCISIYQAVELDSNGDMSPCRDYHDYIVGNVRDHTITELWNSESYRRFRASLHTEGLMPSCTRCCGLMGY
- a CDS encoding universal stress protein; translation: MAPQVKTILLAVDFSEAAQYLAEYASIFAKGLGARLLVLYVSPSMNRYASLYVPAANIQSLVEQILEGANRVMGEFMLGRFVGVAAEGRVEYGYAPEKILEAAGSCGADMIIMGTHGRRGVERIPFGSVAEKVVKTSKIPVLTIRPA
- a CDS encoding chemotaxis protein CheW, which encodes MANAATRQYLTLSLGGERFALESLVVSEVLDVPAVTWVPLAPGHLRGVVNLRGNAATVVDVCRKLGLPETASRVPSCLVIVERNYEGETFPVAALADAVHEVVEIRDEDIAPPPDMGLAVPAVFVLGLARLGDGFVMILDVDRLFSLEELAARRPRADGAPRRLL